In a genomic window of Drosophila takahashii strain IR98-3 E-12201 chromosome 3L, DtakHiC1v2, whole genome shotgun sequence:
- the Polr3G gene encoding DNA-directed RNA polymerase III subunit RPC7-like yields MAGRGRGGKTGTLTAEQMAMLGCTKDMPVQTAPPPTFPPVLNRPTTLETTATQNYQLLWKEDFLNRMRDSPYYIVSASQETPNREHKDWREKAMERMKLKAQPEFNYKAMPQELNISSRKRRAADARPKLLAKKTNIEDRLKVLEQKELKSGGGEQDEVKQESDSEQEEEQDDPEAAMDDEMDEDNDYGATYFDNGEAFNDEDDNLDDGPVY; encoded by the exons atggcAGGACGTGGAAGAGGCGGCAAGACAGGCACCCTCACAGCCGAGCAAATGGCCATGCTGGGCTGCACCAAGGATATGCCGGTGCAGACAGCGCCGCCTCCCACATTTCCGCCTGTTTTGAACAGGCCCACTACACTGGAG ACAACCGCCACCCAAAACTACCAGCTGCTGTGGAAGGAGGATTTCCTGAATCGTATGCGAGATTCCCCCTATTACATTGTCTCCGCCAGCCAGGAGACGCCAAATCGGGAGCACAAGGACTGGCGGGAG AAAGCCATGGAGCGCATGAAGCTTAAGGCCCAGCCCGAATTCAATTACAAAGCCATGCCCCAGGAGCTAAACATATCCAGTCGAAAGCGACGCGCTGCAGATGCGCGGCCCAAGCTGCTGGCCAAGAAGACCAACATCGAGGACAGACTCAAGGTGCTGGAGCAGAAGGAACTTAAATCCGGCGGTGGCGAACAGGACGAGGTCAAACAGGAGTCGGATTCCgaacaggaggaggagcaggacgaTCCGGAGGCGGCGATGGATGACGAGATGGACGAGGACAACGACTACGGAGCCACCTACTTTGATAACGGAGAGGCGTTCAACGACGAGGACGACAACTTGGACGACGGTCCCGTGTATTAA